The DNA region agagagaagagagaagagagaagagagagagagaagagagagagagaagagagagagagaagagatacaagagagagaagagatacaagagagagaagagatacaTGAAGAGAAATCCATGTCTCCTTAGTCTCATAAGAATAGAATTGATgtgcatataataataataatttatacacctgggtcgagagggacatagtgggtaaaaacatcttgtccaaggacgtaagcactgggcgggattcgaacttgggtcctccgatcgggagtcgggagtcgggagtcttatccactataccacagcgcccccacataCCACAGCGCCCCGcataatattgatatttcacTTTGATTACCTCAGCACCGATTAAAATGTATCGTTACTGGTCTCAACTATTGTTGTTGACTCGACCTGTACACTTTCACATGCACTATATTTCTGTCTCAAAGAAAATGagatatatacagtcaaacccaggggcggatccaggaattctgtaaagggggggggggcgtgactaatatttctggtgccacttccgggtttcattgcagtattttctttttattttctttgtttttaacgaaaattaaaggggggcgtgcgccggttgcgcccccctctggatccgccactgaaacctgccttagcagccacctgtctatagcggccactgaaaaatcccccgagagaaaagccctgttatagaccctgtgtatagcggcaacctgtctaacgcggctagcggccacaaattttgtttcccgcggtagattttaacctgtctatagcggtcacAGACTCAATGaagccgtagccgagccgataattcagcgtgtttttctgctgtGTATAGCCGTGCAAGTCAttggcaacgttcagtgatcgccaccgctgcattcatcgTGGATTCAGTCATTATAATGCACTAGCGTTAAGCTTTTATCACGGCTGTACACATGctctgtgcaacaatttcattaacattggcattgttcaatgcatgaaacacacgtgtgcttattatacgtacacacatacatgtaagtccTTATAGATGTACACAACGATGGCACGTGTATTGTATTATATGTCATTGTGGAAACACGGAAATAAATTTgatcttgaacttgaacttgcaTTTGAAATTGTTCATATTTCGGGCACGTGTGTActatagagagagagagccgcgaggggagggagagagtggagatggagggagggagggagacgTTCTAAATCGACTCGATGTTGAGAGATGCACGAGAGATCAACTGCACAATGTACTTATACTGTTCGGCCCTATATACTGTCCTCGCTCACGTTTGGCACACACAATTACTAGTATGTTGAATTGGGAATTGATTGGTGCTGAATTATAACTGATGCTGGTCATTGAATCGCttgatgttttatttcattcccGCTGAATTCCAAGTTAACATTACCTCTCATAATTGACTTTAAAGATTCGGGGCGTATGCCTTTACCTAGGGGTACTATACCCCTTCAAGTGGCCCACCATGAGAGCCCAACAATCGCCAGTTGGTCAGTCAACCCTAGATGAAGAGTTGGCAAATAGACAAACACTTCATAAAAGACAATTTtagaaataagtgaaatataATTTCTCCGGTAGTTACACTGTACTCCTGGATGCCTGTTTTAAATAACTTATTCAAAAGGTCGATCAAACATATTCTATTATCAGCTTCACGCTGAACTCCTGGATACTATTAACTATTAAACTTGATATGATCATATATTTCCCCTGAAATCAACATTTGAATgggatttttgaaaaatttaatcaatttaatcagtataatttgcttataatgacttgacactttaaactttttcttgctctctcttgtcaatgtccgacaggacaaataggcaccacacatgcatttcttctttccccctcatgTTCCCATGCTCTTAAACTATTTGCAAGCATATAGATTGTGTGCACGGGGGTTGCAACGATTTAAGCTTATTAGTACAGAGGTGTATGTTGCAATTCCTTTGCGTGTTCGTTACCTTGAATAATGTAGCTCTCTTAGTGGAGTTGTATACTATCCTGTAACTGCTTCTTATCAATGTATACTTATTGTATATATTCTGTCTTGGCTATATTagatgtacttgcatacatttgtatgcattctagtctgggtgccaaagccactttttgggcctaaccttgttttaccgtccacccaatgttttttgaagGTTTTACCCtgtttcgggggtgctgaatccgaatctggatgatgcaactcttgcatccttgagggttttgagatattcaagatggccgccaaaatggccgccaaaaccggaaattcccactaTTTACTTCttaatggtgagatattgaaaacaattgatggatttaccctatttcgagggtgctgaatccgaatctggatgatgcaactcttgcatccttgagggttttgagatattcaagatggccgccaaaatggccgccaaaccggaaattcccacgtatttccttctaaaaggtgagatattgaaaacaattgatggttttaccctatttcgagggtgctgaatccgaatctggatgatgcaactcttacatccttgaggattttgagatattcaagatggccgccaaaatggccaccaaaaccgaaaattcccacctatttccttctaaatggtgtgaaattggaaataattgatgattctccctatttggaaggtgctcaatccgaatctggatgatgcaactcatgcatccatgaagtttttgagatattcaagacggccgccaaaatggctgtcaaaatggccgccaattaaaaccggaaattcccatgtatttccttataaatggtgagaaattgaaaacagttGATGTATCTACCCTATTTCTATGGTGTTAAATCTGAGTCTGGATGATGCAAACCTCGCATCCTTGAGGttattgagatattcaagatggccgccaaaatggccgccaaaatggccgccaatcaaaACCGGAAATATCTATGTATTAgcttttaaatggtgagaaatagaaaacagttgatggttttactctatttcgagggtgctgaatccgaatctggatgatgcacctCGAGatagtcaaaatggccgccaaaatggccgccgaaaCGGAAACTCCAATGTATTTTTTATCAtataaatggtgagaaattgataacaataaattgatggttttcgtcaatggcacagtttgaacttgctgtatacagtgaaaccagctCTACTGGAAGTCTTTGAGTTGGTACGATACAAGTGTGCCAGCAATAATTAACCCTTCAAGACTACAGATGCGgttgaataattgcaagatTACACTGTTTCCTCTACATATAATGGATAAGTTTTGAACACTAATAATTAATGGACAAGACATGTTCATctaaatcatattgtgatagtgatgtagagaagtgtactgaaattacCTAACATTACCTGCCTTAATccatgagcagttttaatctctttatccatgaacactcaaattggttatttggtttatattggtggtcttgatgacattgttgaagacacgagtgggacatttttattgttatgcttcaattttttcttcaatatgatgtaacattatgtatgtatatatgtatatataatctattacaaacacacacgaggggacggacaaatcacaggtaacgcgccttggaaaaaaaaaaaagctaaataaaaatcaaacgacaacatggaaggtaatagttgataatccagtacttacgaatatcataatcgcgcatgcagagtgcttttgaaattacccttattgatatctactatagtggtcatggaTGCAACCATTTCCAATGACCTAATCATAATATGCGACAAGTTTTACAAGAATACGAGGCGAGACTCGTCAGAATACAAGACAAGTTTGAACACCAAATACCAACATGCCataatttgattttactctattgATAGCCGAAAAGGATTAACTTTACATCTATGGAGCCATATTATTGGAGACCACAAGCATTATTTCATAACAATTATGCATAAAGACATTTTCAATCGTATCTTTCTTTGCGTTTGTACGTTAcagtatgatgtcaatatcacttcttcttttttccagtaCGTGTTAAAGTTCCGTTTGAGACATATCGGAATATCTCAAATATTACAATACCATTGTGACTGTCATTTTGACTTTCAATAAAttttggctgatttgacaaattcgcTCAACTGAGTTGAATTCAAGAATACGAATTATTGCTTTTCACCCTGCATGGGTTTAATCTCCCGCTTCGCGTTGGAGCACAATACTTCACCATTTCAGTATAAGAACATGTTAAGGAGTTTCCGTTCATACAGGACATTAGTTGTCCGaaaaccttcaaagaccttcagcaccctcgaaatagggtaagaccatcaatttatttcaaaaattttaccattaagaaaaaatatattgacattGGAATTTCTGACACTTattttggctgtcatcttggaCGTCTAAAAACCGCTAAAGAATGGACGAATTTCAGCAACcaagtttcgagggtgctgaatagggcctaaaatgtattaatttttgacagttattttggcggtcatcttggacatctcaaaacccttaaaaagaacacgaaagttgcatcaaccaggttcggattcagcaccctcgaaatagagtgAAACCGCCACTTGTTTTCAATTTAGGGGCCgttctggcggccatctttattatctcaaaaccctcaaggaagtAAGAGCTGTATActggagcttcaaattcagcaaaatcaaaatagtgtaaaaccaccaactgttttatattttacacaatttagaaggaaatagggggtctacatatgaatttccgtttttcgcggtcatttttggcgaccatctttatcatctcaaaacccttaaggatgcaagagttgtatcctgagcttcggattcaggacactcaaaataagataaaaaccaccaattgctttcaaattgtcaccatttagaaggaaatacatgggaacttccgttttgggcggccattttaacGGCCATATTGActatctcaaaatcttcaacaatgcaGGAGTTGCACCATCTAGAttctgattcagcaccctcgaaatagggtaaaaaaatcaattgttttcaatttctcaccatttagtaggaaatacgtgggaattttcggttttggtggccattttggcggccatcttgaatatctctaaaacttcatggatgcaagagttgcatcatccagattcggattcagcaccctcgaaataaggggaaaacaatcaattgttttcaacatCTCAccttttagaaggaaatacgtgggaatttccggttttaattggcggccattttggcgaccatcttgaatatctctaaaacttcatggatgcaagagttgcatcatccagattcggattcagcacccccgaaatagggtaaaaccatcaattatttttaatttctcaacatttagaaggaaatacgagggaatttccggttttaattggcggccattttggcggccatttttggcggccatttttggcggccatcttgaatatctctaaaacttcatggatgcaagagttgcatcatccagattcggattcagcaccctcgaaatagggtaaaaccatcaattgttttaatttctcaacatttagaaggaaatacatgggaatttccggttttaattgccggccattttggcggccatcttgaatatctcaaaaactccacggatgcaagagttgcatcatccagattcggattcagcattaattcttttcagtttcacaccatttagaaagaaatacgtgggaattttcggttttggcggccattttggcagccatcttgaatatctcaaaaccctcaaggatgcaagagttgcatcatccggattcggattcagcacccccgaaatagggtaaaaccatcaaaaaacattgggtggacggtaaaacaaggttcagcctctggcacccagactattcctattttgtgaacacgcatgaaatcttgaataaataaatacaatgtagataaaTTCTCTTTTTGGCTTGCCATAATAGTCGTGCACGTACTTTTGTTGAATGTGTTCAGTGTGTTCAGTGCATGTTTGACATGCATTTACTCGGATGCATTTATGCAATGCAAGTGCATAGCGAGCGCACCAACGCAGTTTCAATGAAATCTGTGCAGCCGCATCATCCAGTCAGGACCACTAAGTGCATCTGGACCAGAGACATCTTTTGCATTCTCGATCATCACGCCTCGAAACCCTCCCCATGATTAGTCTACGTCTACGTCTACGTCTTTGAACAGCTAAAAGGACTCTCTGCCTTCGCCTCTCGTATTTGAACACCCTCGCTCCGTAAGTTAGCCGTCTTTATTAGGGCCTAGAACTCTTTAATAGTCTTCATGCTCTTTGGATTCCAGATCCACTGATACTGATCCTAACGTTACACTTACTAAGCTAAGAGTAAGAGTCGGAGACGATAAGAACAGTCAGTAATGTCTTCACCAGTGATTGAAAGGTTGTAGGGCCTACTACGTATTAGAATGTAACGTAGAACAAAACTCGCATGTTTAAaaagagactgtacagtactggctgaggtggggattcatgttttgaacattcctaagtgagatacactgtaatgagaaacctcttatgaaatgtgaaagagcatgtaattttaagaaggattcaacgtttatttgatgaaaattggttttcaaaaggCTGAGATATTCCaaaaagtgacaataataaAACTCTAATTATTttaggcgacaggccacgccttttataaTACGGAATCTCTTTgactttgtttcacattgtttttggatatctcagccatttcaaaaccgattttcaccaaataaacttttgataccccttagaattgcatgctctttgacatgaGACTagagagtggtttctgaatatcttgcaaaatgttaaaaactaaatcctcatttcaaccaaaactgtacacaccctttggGCTTTAATCAGCTGTTAATACCAATGAGCTCAATGGTATGAAGTGAGGATGGTTATGCATCACCGCGACTGTGGTTTATAGGGCAGAGAGAGTCTGAAACAAAGCAAAGGGATCCGTACAGCCACAGCATTGCAAATGACGATAGCACAGTAATGTGCCAGACGGTGTAAATttttgtagcttttttttttggtctaaaTATTAATTTAGATTAGGGCCTAATACAATTCTCTTATCTAGCAAATTTACTGTAATTTACTGTGGACTGTGTCAGCTGTGGTTAGTTATACCAGCAAGTCTAGTGTCTGATCTGCTGATGTTAAAAGTTCATAGATAGAATCTAGATGCCATGGTCTTGATATTTATAACGAAGGTATGTTGTGTCTTGATCAACTAGATGCTTTTGTGATGCTATTAAGGATTGCTATGGTACATTATAACTTTATAAGTCATTACCATAGCTTTTACAAGCCAGGCCATGTTGACCTATTACATGTCAGTATTTcctgcatttcagaattaatttAGATCTTAACTCCGTATTGCTAATGAAATGCTAGACCATTAGCGTTACTATTGGGATAAATGAAAGGAATCATGATAGACATAAATTgactgtagggcctacagtacAGTAAAATGGTTTTCTGGTATTGGTTCTAGTAGTACTGAACACAAGCAAGTTCTACTTCCTTGTATTCTCTAACGTGGTTACTATGGATAAAGTCTAGACTGGTTTACTAGGAATAGGATATGGCCTGAATAATTATGATCTAGGCCCTATCTACAATTTGTACACATACAATTACAATGTAGATCCTCTATCATCACTGCCTTCCTTGTGTTGTGATGCTCTTCTGGGTGATTGTTATTTTTCATTCCTACTTCTGACTAGACAATTTCCTGTTTCAGAGGTTGCTTACTCTATCCATTCTTTCCCTGTATGCTCATAAGCTGACCTCAGAATTGTCACCAGGACCAAGTTGTCTGCTCTGCTGGCTGTTAAATTAGATAAAGAAATGTTTACATACCGTTTCTTTTGGTCCTAAACCAGTGTAAACAGGAAGAATTAAATTTACGTGTTTGTAAACTCTGATGCCAGGTTTTTTGTCTGGATTGTTTAAGGTCATATCAGAGTCAGTCATGTGGTACATAAAAATTAGATACTGCATAGACATGGGTCTACtccatttcatttgatataattCAGGAAATGGAAGCTGAAATGGCTGTTCATGCACAGGCATATATGGATGTTCCATTCAGAGCTGTGATCTAGAACAGAACTCCATCAAAGAATGTGTCTCACCTAAATAATCTCTAGAGTATGGAATAGTAACTTGGAACACGTGTTGTCTGTATACACCATGGGGGACTATATTTCAATAATTTGGAGTTATAATatttaaaaacaattttgaaaGTGGTTGAATTTGCTTTCAAGTTAAGAACCACATTGACAGAATTAGAAATAAATACACTATCCATTTTCAGGAGGAAGTTAGTGATTTTCCACCTTGGAGACTATGATATAGAACATTTTTACCATGGTGCAATATTGGCCTTTTATTGCGTGGCTTTGCAAATTTCAGTTGACTGATGAAATAAGCAAAAGATATAGGGCTTATCACTGAAAAGATCACATACAATAAGTTTactcatgaaattcatgaaaatactaTAGAAAAATGTGGCATTCACAGTAATCTTTATCATCAAGGGAggcaaattgattttaaaaaaaatgagaaacagAGTGACTCACACTTTGTTTCTCCATGATATCAGAGAAGTTATTGACTGCACAAGGGGTATGTTCAGTCATCAGACTTCTTTTAAGCAATACCACCAGGAAATCACAGTTGGCTTGCTAATTGCtatgtttaagatttttcataATCTTCTGCTGGCTGGTCGCTGaactcttctttttcctccaGTGGTTATCTTGTGTATTTGTAGAAAACATTAACCAAGTAGGGTATGAGTCTGTCTCCTTTTGtacaatgaaatttgtaagattgcaactgctgatatACATTTTTAATAGAACTTGTTCAAATTTTGCCAAATGATAATGCTTAATAATCCCTTGCTCTCATTTAATAACAAATGTTTTCATTACTTCTCACATTTTACTCAGACCCTTCCCATCAACTCAAAGCACTTTTTGTTCAGAGGTGCTCTCACCAGGTAAACATAAACCAATGCTATACAGCAAGCAAAGCTGTACTGTTTtagtatactgtatattttgCTTCAAGATCATTTTTAGCCCAGCGTACTGTACATTGGAGGTCACCATGTGTGTAGAATTGATGTTGATTGCCTACATCAGAAGATCAATCTGTATTTTAATGGTTGTTCCTGTGATACTAACCTTTTCCTCCTTGAAATTTTTTCACCAAAGTTTAATGTCCCTCAGTTTATGATGCTATGATGTTGCTAAATCCTAACCATCATTTCTGGCATTTTTTGTCTACCCTCAGGAATCCCATGCTTTCTATCAAAGCAACAAGCAGTGGAGACAGTGCAGCGGCTCATTGCTTACGTTTGTTGACTGGATTATCTGCACAGGGAGAGTTCTTCCAGTCTGACAGACATGGCATATTGTGACTGAAACTGTTGCTCTGCATTGTTTAACCCATCTGGGAGCTACTGGTATCATCCAGTAAAGGAGTCAAGGCTGCAGTGGGACATAGACTTTGTTCGCACCTCGATGAACAGCTGCCATATATTTATCTGAGGTAGATTTCATCAAAGGCAATATAACATCATGGATGCTAACTCCAACCCAAAGTTACCAGGATTACCGGCCTTGCCTAAGAGTTTGAGTGGACTTCTGAATGCCAACAGTGGGATATGGCGAGAGACGAGCAGAATCTTGGCCCATCAGACCGATATCCAAGATCACCTGGCAGCGGGCTTCTCACCCAGTCACGTAAAGAAGAGCGGAGGCAGGAAGAAGAGAAAACGAATCGAGATTCCCAGGGGAAATCTGGATGCTGCCCTGGCATTGCTGCGGAAAGAAATGGTAAGGAGGATTTCAGTGTTTAGCAGAAGCTTTGAAATTGAGTGACAGTGGTTTGGCCTGTGGAATCGGGTTTGGGGCCAAAGTTTAAGTTGGTTATCTTtctctgtttaaaaaaaaacaaaacaaaatcaaaaacaaaaaacataaaaatctgTAAGTCCAGGTATATGAATAATAGCACAGGCCTCGAATTAACCGAcggccaccgacggccatggccgtcggtgcccctctcgttggccgcaatgcctttttttccttgatcaaagttacggccaaaaaaaatgtgccctttttcttgtggccgtggtgcccttttagaatgaaagttattatttatgacgtataatatgccctttctcaaagtctacacttaaataagcttgaacaactttcctgatctcaaatatcataccttcagttcactcgcgtcCCAATATATttgattcaaactcaaagtatctttccgagatacgagacgacgtgtagaagtctacgtacatgtacgccCGATCGGCTTTCACTGTCCCGACTGCCTCCGCAGCGCAGCGGCCATAGAGTTACTACATGTAGCTAGGCAGCGGCGGGCCGGAGCAAGTGGTCGCAAGCCATGCTAAAAAATGCCAGGCCTGTCGGACGGCTGCGAGCATTGCCATCTCTCTCGCTCTGCATTCATGCCCTCATGTTCAAAGCAAAATGGCGCCGGAAGTGCTCCAAAGCGAGCGCGGCGTACGCGTTGAGAACGTACTGTATTACAGAACCTACATCGTATTGTGTATGGCCTACTGCCTAACGTCGTCTGCTGTGGAGAGATCTtatgcgtgcgtgcgctgctggagtgtagcagcacggtcgatagcatacagctctatggggcattcacatca from Diadema setosum chromosome 1, eeDiaSeto1, whole genome shotgun sequence includes:
- the LOC140226158 gene encoding leucine repeat adapter protein 25-like, coding for MDANSNPKLPGLPALPKSLSGLLNANSGIWRETSRILAHQTDIQDHLAAGFSPSHVKKSGGRKKRKRIEIPRGNLDAALALLRKEMVGLRQLDMSLLSELWSLHESIQEYKSDMEKVVDSSLDLDPDDSQISQLSALDEDAEEEEEE